The following proteins are encoded in a genomic region of Macrobrachium nipponense isolate FS-2020 chromosome 44, ASM1510439v2, whole genome shotgun sequence:
- the LOC135204160 gene encoding uncharacterized protein LOC135204160: MVFRSENSASWSEIYSSDNNTLHDNQVRRNMSSSSSEHRNSSHSVTRKALKATTCYICDKVVKDYRLSSHLLFGSLQCRDCDLKFRRCRDFDSFRRSKDEKVSGSCAHQTLRWTRDPAEYLERKLQKDMKSLKSGHHRPSTREVVKEMLSYISNLKPIENKSPWRRAIEKLKKFISLKTEKLDGTNRHGGDKRSSENYGLYPSKKKHNTSRDTENYKGGSQDFGRDGKNEHYLNVANFIIDQFESHNEAQSTNGSSDDFMVPQYSEEVIIPQSEWEIEAQPISEFQECDKSIEISLGNGFSDKISFNVEEVWITRDRELGPMTLIIDNANQSTQIAEEIATALEDSVAPSKEFSESSSQQSVDSLKNTPTSENVIDEKDRKSDARKKDKKWRKATEDKKETPQLDECNISAQEKLCNNKEISTEYENTKSRESTVTSVNQVCVRNNGCETETQNTVLNGHGEHIPQKKDGEIKMNNVENYGAKNQNKEHLSGLDPDRRKSRRMRKLFYKDGESERDEKYLRSHRSNGGTIKGTKYNLRSRRSPSSESFLQKLDTSEKKRLWEKLLPIAKKLRKLNVESNGHTLSTFTIPFDYKDSDDDFLVDVLLSHVLDVQQNPSLTHYSSEGDGEDDYNHGDEIALLLNLVKRVVRQFTSSLDKSHFSAAFDSTNPSVNCCSKSDSVESSKSSDSIEISDIVEKKRQRRSKTNYINHMSFGKDYEEGQAKTFYVSPPSDGNYYVVNYPSQPLIKECPMCYFRVFPSMFSLNLVTNLATTKCVGCMLTIYVVQEPSKNNSLPKIVFRRDDSSENDHEEAKPARFKSRTQKWQRKVNVRTFFKQ, encoded by the coding sequence ATGGTATTCCGAAGTGAAAATAGTGCAAGTTGGAGTGAGATCTATTCGAGTGACAATAATACACTCCATGACAATCAAGTTAGACGAAATATGTCAAGTTCTTCAAGCGAACACCGAAATTCAAGCCACAGTGTAACAAGGAAGGCTCTTAAGGCTACAACTTGCTACATCTGTGACAAAGTTGTGAAGGATTACCGCCTGTCATCTCACTTGCTTTTCGGTTCCCTCCAGTGCAGAGACTGTGATCTGAAGTTTAGACGTTGCCGAGATTTCGATTCCTTTCGGCGATCTAAGGACGAGAAGGTCAGTGGTTCTTGCGCTCATCAGACCTTAAGATGGACAAGAGACCCAGCCGAATACCTGGAGAGGAAGCTTCAGAAGGATATGAAAAGTCTCAAGTCGGGACACCACCGCCCTTCCACCAGAGAAGTTGTCAAGGAAATGCTTTCCTACATAAGCAACCTGAAGCCTATTGAAAATAAGTCACCCTGGAGACGCGCTATAGAGAAATTAAAGAAGTTTATATCACTGAAAACAGAGAAACTTGACGGGACCAACCGCCATGGAGGAGACAAACGATCGTCTGAAAATTATGGCTTATATCCTAGCAAAAAGAAACACAATACCAGCAGAGATACTGAAAATTATAAGGGTGGTTCTCAAGACTTCGGGAGAGATGGTAAAAATGAACACTACCTTAATGTGGCAAATTTTATAATAGATCAATTCGAAAGCCACAATGAAGCTCAAAGTACAAATGGTTCCAGCGATGATTTTATGGTACCTCAGTATAGTGAAGAAGTGATAATTCCTCAGTCAGAGTGGGAAATTGAAGCTCAGCCCATCAGTGAATTTCAGGAATGTGACAAATCTATTGAAATATCTCTTGGAAATGGATTTAGTGATAAAATTTCATTCAATGTCGAGGAAGTCTGGATCACAAGAGATAGAGAACTGGGCCCGATGACTTTGATCATTGATAATGCAAATCAATCTACACAAATTGCTGAAGAGATCGCCACAGCTCTAGAAGACAGTGTAGCACCATCAAAAGAATTCTCTGAAAGTAGCTCACAACAGTCTGTGGATAGCCTAAAGAACACTCCTACATCAGAAAATGTGATAgatgaaaaagatagaaagagtgACGCacgtaaaaaagataaaaaatggagaaaagcaacagaagataaaaaagaaacaccACAGCTAGATGAATGCAACATAAGTGCCCAGGAAAAGTTGTGCAATAACAAAGAAATATCAACAGAATATGAAAACACTAAAAGCAGAGAATCTACCGTTACTTCTGTCAACCAAGTCTGTGTTAGAAATAACGGATGTGAAACTGAAACTCAGAACACTGTGCTGAATGGTCATGGAGAACACATACCTCAAAAGAAAGATGgagaaataaagatgaataatgtTGAGAACTATGGTGCTAAAAATCAAAACAAGGAGCACCTCTCAGGACTGGATCCAGACAGAAGAAAGTCCCGCAGAATGAGAAAGCTTTTTTACAAAGACGGTGAATCAGAGAGGGACGAGAAATATCTGAGAAGTCACAGGAGTAATGGTGGAACTATCAAAGGTACAAAGTATAATTTAAGAAGCAGAAGAAGCCCCTCTTCAGAATCATTCTTACAGAAATTAGACACTTCTGAAAAGAAAAGGTTATGGGAGAAACTCTTACCCATTGCTAAAAAACTGAGGAAGTTAAATGTTGAAAGTAATGGACATACTCTTTCTACCTTCACCATCCCATTCGATTATAAGGACAGTGACGACGACTTTTTGGTTGATGTTTTATTGTCCCATGTTCTTGACGTTCAACAAAACCCAAGTCTGACTCACTATTCTTCTGAAGGTGACGGAGAGGACGATTACAACCATGGCGACGAAATAGCCCTCCTTCTTAATCTAGTGAAGAGAGTTGTAAGACAGTTTACCTCCTCACTGGACAAGTCTCATTTTAGTGCAGCTTTTGACTCAACGAACCCCTCTGTCAATTGTTGTTCAAAAAGTGATTCAGTGGAGAGTTCAAAAAGTAGTGACTCAATAGAGATTAGTGACATTGTTgagaaaaagagacagagaaggtCAAAAACTAACTACATAAATCACATGTCATTTGGAAAAGACTACGAAGAGGGACAGGCAAAAACTTTTTACGTTAGTCCTCCCTCTGATGGAAACTATTACGTTGTTAACTATCCGTCCCAGCCACTCATAAAAGAGTGCCCTATGTGTTACTTTCGCGTGTTCCCTTCAATGTTTTCCCTAAATCTAGTCACAAATTTAGCAACAACTAAGTGTGTAGGTTGTATGTTAACTATTTATGTTGTTCAAGAGCCAAGCAAAAATAATTCACTTCCAAAGATAGTTTTCAGGAGAGATGACTCTTCTGAAAATGACCACGAAGAAGCAAAACCAGCTCGTTTTAAGAGCCGTACTCAAAAGTGGCAGAGAAAAGTCAACGTCAGAACCTTTTTTAAGCAGTGA
- the LOC135203959 gene encoding golgin subfamily A member 6-like protein 25: protein MQKDSWSCHGEEAGGIQRKDSWEFRKKKPEDSEKEFVEVPGEKQGFRRRFVDVPGEGSKKDQRRSWLEVPGERAEDSEKNSLEFSRKEERSRGFKKILKVGVQGEEAEDSEDRFRGVPRRRSRGFREEFSGVPGEEAGGDSRRNSGEEGRDSEKIRWSARRKKQRIQRRFVEFQEEEERIQKRFGVPGEEAEDSEKIRGVPGEEAEDSEKIRGVPGEEAEDSEKIRGVPGDEAKASEKIRGVPGEEEEEKAEGLQKDGWKKFGGDEAKAFREGEDSWSSRRRSRGIQKRFVEFRRKKAKASEKIRGVPGEEAEDSEKIRGVPGDEAKASEKIRGVPGEEAEDSEKIRGVPGEEAEDSEKIRGVQEEEERGFRDSWVPGEEAEDSEKIREFQEEEQKRIQEKDSWSSQGKKKAEGFQETIEECQEKKAEDSEKDCGVPGRKEAEDSEKRFVGVQEKKQRIQKRFVEVQGGEKNRDRFVEFPREEGEEAEDSEKIRGVPGEEAEDSEKIRGVPGEEAEDSEKIVGVQEKKQGFRGRFVEVQEKKQRIQKKDSVEWKCQEKKQRIQGDSGNLVGGEEAEDSEKIRGGSGEEAEDREDSKLRDGSKSFRRFVSLPGRGAEEIQKRFRGVPRRRKAEDSEDSLPFSARRGRSKGFRKEIPWSSRKEAEGFQRRFGWSFPRRRSRRSEKDSVEFPGEEAEDSREKIRGVPERSKDSEKIRGCFPGEEAEGIQRRFVECQEEAGSQKNSWSSRRKESEKIQKDSGVQEKKQRIQRKDSWSARERSKASEKIVDSREEAEEFEKNRGVPGDEQRLQKRFVECQEKKQRIQKRFVECQEKKRN from the exons ATGCAGAAAGATTCGTGGAGTTGCCAtggagaagaagcaggaggaaTTCAGAGAAAAGATTCGTGGGAGTTCAGGAAGAAGAAGCCAGAGGATTCAGAAAAAGAATTCGTGGAAGTGCCAGGAGAAAAGCAGGGATTCAGAAGAAGATTCGTGGATGTTCCAGGAGAAGGAAGCAAGAAGGATCAGAGAAGATCGTGGTTGGAAGTTCCAGGAGAAAGAGCAGAGGATTCAGAAAAGAATTCGTTGGAGTTTtccaggaaggaagaaagaagcagaggattcaagAAGATTCTAAAAGTTGGAGTtcaaggagaagaagcagaggattcagaggaCAGATTCCGTGGCGTTccaaggagaagaagcagaggattcagagaagaattCAGTGGAgttccaggagaagaagcaggagggGATTCAAGAAGAAATTC GGGAGAAGAAGGCAGAGATTCAGAAAAGATTCGttggagtgccaggagaaagaagcagaggattcagagaagattcgtggagttccaggaggaagaagagaggattCAGAAAAGATTCGGTgttccaggagaagaagcagaggattcagaaaaGATTCGTGGAgttccaggagaagaagcagaggattcagagaagattcgtggagttccaggagaagaagcagaggattcagaaaagattcgtggagtgccaggagacgAAGCAAAGGCTTCAGAGAAGATTCGTGGAgttccaggagaagaa gaagaagaaaaggcagaAGGACTTCAGAAAGACGGTTGGAAAAAGTTCGGAGGAGACGAAGCAAAGGCTTTCAGGGAGGGGGAAGATTCGTGGAgttccaggagaagaagcagagggatTCAGAAAAGATTCGTTGAGTTCAGGAGGAAGAAAGCAAAGGCTTCAGAGAAGATTCGTGGAgttccaggagaagaagcagaggattcagaaaagattcgtggagtgccaggagacgAAGCAAAGGCTTCAGAGAAGATTCGTGGAgttccaggagaagaagcagaggattcagagaagattcgtggagttccaggagaagaagcagaggattcagagaagattcgtggagttcaggaggaagaagaaagaggattcAGAGATTCGTGGgttccaggagaagaagcagaggattcagagaagattcggGAGTTCCAGGAAGAAGAGCAAAAGAGGATTCAGGAGAAAGATTCGTGGAGTTCCCAGGGAAAGAAGAAGGCAGAGGGATTCCAAGAAACGATCgaggagtgccaggagaagaaggcagaggattcagagaaagaTTGTGGAGTTCCAGGAAgaaaagaagcagaggattcagaaaaGAGATTCGTGGGAgtccaggagaagaagcagaggattcagaaaaGATTCGTGGAGGTTCAGGGAGGAGAGAAGAACAGAGATAGATTCGTGGAGTTTCCAAGGGAAGAAG gagaagaagcagaggattcagagaagattcgtggagttccaggagaagaagcagaggattcagagaagattcgtggagttccaggagaagaagcagaggattcagaaaaGATCGTTGGAgtccaggagaagaagcagggaTTCAGAGGAAGATTCGTGGAGgtccaggagaagaagcagaggattcagaagaAGGATTCGGTTGAGTggaagtgccaggagaagaagcagaggattcaagGAGATTCCGGGAACTTAGTgggaggagaagaagcagaggattcagagaagattcgtgGAGGTTccggagaagaagcagaggacaGAGAAGATTC AAAGCTTAGAGACGGAAGCAAAAGCTTCAGAAGATTCGTGAGTTTACCAGGAAGAGGAGCAGAAGAAATTCAGAAAAGATTTCGTGGAGTTCCAAGGAGAAGaaaagcagaggattcagaagaTTCGTTGCCATTCAGTGCCAGGAGGGGACGAAGCAAAGGCTTCAGAAAAGAGATTCCGTGGAGTTCCAGGAAAGAAGCAGAAGGATTTCAGAGAAGATTCGGGTGGAGTTTTccaaggagaagaagcagaagatcaGAGAAGGATTCCGTGGAGtttccaggagaagaagcagaggattccaGAGAAAAGATTCGTGGAGTTCCGGAGAGAAgcaaggattcagagaagattcgtgGATGTtttccaggagaagaagcagaaggaattcagagaagattcgtggagtgccaggaagaAGCAGGTTCACAGAAAAATTCGTGGAGTTCCAGGAGAAAAGAATCAGAAAAGATTCAGAAAGATTCTGGAgtccaggagaagaagcagaggattcagagaaaagattcgtggagtgccagagAACGAAGCAAGGCTTCAGAAAAGATCGTGGATTccagagaagaagcagaggaattCGAGAAGaatcgtggagtgccaggagacgAGCAAAGGCTTCAGAaaagattcgtggagtgccaggagaagaagcagaggattcagaaaagattcgtggagtgccaggagaaaaaGCGAAACTGA